The genomic window GCCACCGATAAACCAGCGTTACCATCCCAAAGAATTTGATTTACACCTGCTGTAGAAGTACCTGTTAATACCCTATCATTAAAATTGCCATTACCAGGTATGGTTATTTTGTAGGTACCTGCCAAATTCGAATCGAATTTGATGTAAGCACCTTTAGAACTCATATAATTGGCAGATCCCTCAACCCCAACAAATGAAATATTAGTAACTGTTGGAATTTGCGGACTTGCTTCTTTTAGCCAAGTCGTTGCACCATTATTTATGGTATTAGCTGGTAAATCATTTGCAGGCTTTGTAAAGAAAATCTTATGCGTAATATTTAGATCATCAACTTGTCTTGGGTCTTTAGTTGCAGGTGATGAAGAAGAATTTAAACTTTTATAGGTGGAAGTTCCAGTTCCATTTGGACCCGTAGTATAGCCTCTGTTGTTTACAAAAAAAGTAAATCCTACTCCAACTTGCCCATTTCCACTAACGCGATAAGCAAATCCATCTTTGGTTAATACAAAAAACTTACCATAGAAACCACCGGTGCTAGACTTAAAATCTCCAGTAATGTAACCATTAAACACATTGGTATAAGCTCTTCCTGTTATAAATGGATAAGTAACTAAATCAGTTTCGGCCAAGCCCCTTGCTCTTACAGACACATCCCATGCTAAAATTAATGGTTCGTTATTTGGTTGGTGGCCAGTATTTGTTGCTGTCCAAGAATCGTTTGCTCCTATATCTGGTATAGTAACAGGATTAGCCAAATCTGGGTTAGGAGAAATAAAATCTATCTCAAAAATACCATCTGCTCCAGTTGTATTTTGTACAACATAGGGCGTATATCCACCTGCAGTTGGCGAAGGACCAGCGAGTTCCTGTGCCCTATTGGCTATCCTACCCGTTGTTGTACTTGCTCCTGAACTAAAAGTAAAGTTTGATCGGCTAGCATTAGGTATAACATTTGGCGCAAAGATATTAATCCTCCCCACCCCAATTCCCTGAGCACTTGAGCCTAGATAAATGTATTCATTATTTTTAACAAACACTTTCATTGTTCCCTTGGTTTGAAATGGCCAGCTATTGGTTGATGTCAACGCAAGACCACTTACCAAGTGAGCACGCTTGCCTGAAGCGCCACTAGGATATAAATCTTTTGATCCGTCAGCAAAAGCGTCGGGTTTTGAGAAAGCAAAGAGCGTTAGCAGCATCGCCATTTTCATGAAGGCCGAACGTTTAAAGCACGGCGCAAAAAAGCATACCCAATTAATAGCTGCCGCTATCTTTTTTGGTAAATGTGTATTCATATAAAGTGATATTTCGTTTGTCCGAACGGACAATAATGGAGGCCTTGAAAGCGTTAATTTTCAGAGAACATCATGATTGCCGTTAACTTTCATAGCACACGCTGATAAAAAACATTTTCAGTATGTACCCGTAAGTGGCCGCAAATATGCGTTCAGATCGCAGAAATTAAGTATCAATTCATTGGGATGCACTAGATTTATGAATTTTGTATACGTAATACTACATTCAATCAACTTGAAGGTTTATCTCGTTTTAATTGTTCCGAAATTGGGAAGGGGTACAGCCTTTCAGATTCTTAAAGACACGGTTGAAGGTTGCTTTCGATCCAAAACCACACTCGAATATAATCTCGTCAATGCTCTTTTGTTCATCATTCGTTAGTAAAAAACAGGCATGGTCGATGCGTAACTTATTAATATAGTTGATAAAACTTTCGTTATGAATTCTGCTAAACAGTTGGCTCGTATAGTGGGCGGAAATTCCCAATAAGCCCGCTACTTTTTCGATCGAAAGCGAACTATCAAGGTGGATGTGGTTTTCGGAGATTAGGTTTTGCAAACGCAGGTTATATTCAGCCAATAATTCTGTCGGAATGCCGGATTTTTCGTAAGCTGGTTCAGACTTCTGTAACGCTACCAGCGCTCTTGAATCGCCCTCAGCTTTTGAAATTCCTTTCACTCTTTTATAGAGATACCTTACAACTGACAGTTGAGCGCTGAGCAGAAAGCCGTAGATGATGTAAAGACCGATGGTAGGAGGCATGGCTTTATGCGGTAGTACCCGCGAAACCATCACTACAACGCCAAAAGACGCCATAAACAGGATCAGTATAGAGGCAACATTGATCATCCTGCTTCTGTCCCCTAATTGAGCTACTATTTTTTTTGAACCTGTCAAATAAATGGCCCAGCACCCGTAACTCAAGAGGGAGACTCCCTGGCATATTCCAAGAACTAAATAATATTTCCATCGAAACTGCTCCCTTAATAAGGGGTCAGACAACAATACAATGAATGCAATCCAGAAGATAGGGATAGGTATGGCATGAAAAAGGATGCGGTTTCGCATTTCTTTATCCATCTCCTTTATAGAGGTGATAATTCCATGATATAACAGCGGGCCATAGCCCAAGGCAAATGGTGCGCCTGCATCTACAAACCGGATATCGCCGAAAAAATTAATGGCTATCGCCGTATAGCAGACATGACCGATAGAGTAGAAATGGTAAGCCTGCAGCACGTTGAGAAAACTATCCTTTACACCCAACCTGTGGATCAGGATTAGTGAAGCACCCGCAAGCAAAAATATAAGCAGTAAAAGTATATTCATGATTTTAGCAGATTGCTACCGGGATATTTTGTTTAACCGAACCCCTATATTCTTTTGGGGTTAATCCTACAATTTCCTTAAAATATTTGTTAAATGCACTTTTCGACTTAAACCCACATTCATAGCTGAGTGCTTCTATCTTTAAATCCAAATCTGCTTCAAGTTTTACTTTGGCATGTCGAATCCGGAGCTCTGCCAGTAGCTGATAAAAATTCTTATCATAAAAAACCTTCAAAACGTTGGTCAGCTGAAACCGGGCAATGCCCGTTTTAGCAGCCAACACAGCAAGTGAAAACTCCGGGTCACAAAAGAGATCGGCATTGGATAACACGGCATCAATTTTTTCAAAGTAGACATTCTTCCCACCGGTTTCATTACCGATAAGGTCAATTGGTGCAACCGTTTTATGCAGCTTCAAATTCAAAGCTCCATCCCTGATGTGCATCCTGATGAAGTTGCCGATCATCAGCCAGCCCATGAAAAGCAACAAATTGATGAGCAGATCTACATCAAATCCATTCAAAATCTTTGGGAATACATACTGACGGATGAGAATGAAAGCAATCAATATTGAAATAAAAATGCTGAAATAGAAGAAATTCATCAAAAACATTTCGTCTCTGGCAACCTTCTCCTTTTTCATCAGCGTAATCAGCGGGAAAATACTATGTCCAGCCATCGAGATGATCATCACCAAAAAGTAAAACAGGTAGTAAAAATCAAGATAATCTCTTTTCAGATTCAACATCGCCCATGGTGTCTTCAAACACAGGTATATCAAACTCAATAAGACAAAAAAGATGATGTTTAATACAGAAAAGATGGTGAATGCAGGCTTTTTTTGCAAACTGAGATAGGCACAAAATGCCAAGGGACCATATAAAACCGCTACCGGTAAGCCCGATTCGAGTTGAATTAACACCAGATGAACAAGTGCTACCACGAAAATAGCTATAATGAAATATATAAATTTGTCGCTGGAGGTTTCCAACCACTGGATTTTTTGCTTATTCCTTACAGACCACGGGTCAGAGCTTTTATCAACGGACACAGCTAATAGTTAAGAAAAAATGATTAGGTAACGACGACTTATTTGATACTATCGGACGAATTTACTTACATTTTCTCTTTATTAATAATATTTGGTTAAAAACACGTAAAAATACTGAAAGTCAAACTGAAAGATAACAGCATCGTCGCAAAAATCCTTGCACATCTCTAAGCAAAACAGTTAAATTAAACGAGGTAATATATATGACAATATAAATTAATATACAAAATATGAAAGCAGACGAACTTTTTTATTCAGCTTTAAGTGACAGATTCTTGCGGCATGCGGAATCAAAATCATCTGCCTCAAAAACTGCGGGGGAATATCAATGAAAACCTTTGAAAAAGACAAAAGCTATCTTTCCCAGATCACTATCAAATAAAGTGAGGAGATTATACGGAAGCGTTTTATCGACAATTTACTGTATGCCCGTAGGTACCAGTAGTTTTAGGAGATATGAAGGGAATACCAAGGTCGGCCGACCGTAATATGAGCAATGCCCCCATAAAAAGCATAAGCCAAGGGATAAGTTTGTTGGTATTAAAGCGGATGTATTTCTTCAGGAAAATCCCTCCTAACGAAATCATGAGCATCAGTGGTGCGGTACCCAACCCAAAGAGAAACATAAAAGCACCACCAGATTTAATACTGCCGGTATTTAAAGCAGTTGCAAGTGCCAGATAAACCATCCCGCAGGGGATGATGCCATTAAGCATTCCCGCAAAAAATCCCCACAATGGCAAATTGAATACTTTCCCCATTAATCTGCTTAGCGGATTGAGTACCCATGACTGGAACTTAGAAAACCTATTTCTATAAGCAGCATTTAACTGTAGCGCTGTAAATAAAATCAGTATAGAACCGATTAAGATACTCAGCATTTTCTGATCGCTAAAAATGCGGATACTGCTCCCTAAAGCACCCACCAACAGCCCTAATATCGTATACACGGCAATTCTGCCAAATTGGTACAACAAAAGCTGAAATCCACTTTGAAAGAAATCCTGTTTCCTGAAAGGCATACCCAGCATAATCGGCCCGCACATTACTGCGCAGTGAAGGCTTCCGAAAAGCCCCATCAAAAATGCAAGTGGTAAAAAATCCATCATAGGGTGATGTTATTTTTAAACAGATAATCTTTTCCTGAGGAGTGCCACTGGAGGTTTAAAAACCACATTCCCCTGGGCATTTTAGTTTTATCAACCAGAATAAGATTCGCCGTTCCTGAGGTCTGCCCCTTTAACTTAACATCATCATTGCTATTGGCAGGCCGCATTAAAATAAGGTTGTAGGTGGCACTATCTTTTACCTGAATGATAATCTGAGTTTTTGTGATGGTAATTTTGGGACTGGCATCATCTTCTATTACATTCACTTTGGCATTGTATTCTGCATTATAATTGATCCCTTTTTCGTAATAATTTTCTTCGATCAACGCATCCCGTCCGTGTACATGGAACATATAAACCACCATCCCCACAATAAACATCATGAATGTAAGCATACCCAACACTATTTTTGTTCCCCAGTTCATAGCTTTTTTTTTAATTTTGAATGAGAGAATGATTGAATGGCAACGATAACTCCACATTCATCATTCAAAATTCAATTCTTCACTCATTCTCATTCTCTAATTCAATCCTCAATCCCTTCCGGCTGTGCAAAAAAACTTGTAGTTGCGGTGCTTAAAACTTTGCCATTGGCAATAATTTCGAAAACGGCATCGGTTTTATATTTTTTAATGGCATTATTTTTCCTGATCAGAAAGAAGGTAAGGTGTACCGAACCTTCTTTTGGCAAAAAATCAGCTTTTTGGATAAAATTAATTTCATCTCCCCTCTCCTTCGATCTGAAAGTAAACTTTACAGCCTTATTGGTTTTGTTGATCAGCTCTGCATTATAAAGATTGCTTGTTTTATCTGCTCCCCTGCTTTGGTATAAGGTGCCGCTGGCTCTTAATACCGTGGTCTGGATATCTTCTCTTTTATAGATCAGTGAAGAAAAAACCATCATTACCACAAACAGTACCGCAGCGTAACCGTAAGATTTTAAACCAATTTTATAGGGTTTACGTTTGTTAATAAAATCCTGATTGAAGAAACCGATCAGATTTTTGGGCCTGTTTATTTTAAGCATTACCTCGTTGCATGAATCGATACAGGCCGTACAGTTTACACATTCGAGCTGTGTACCTTCGCGGATATCGATACCCGTGGGGCAAACCTGCACGCAAAGTCCACAATCAATACAGTCGCCGGCTGTTAATTCATCAGCATTTTTTTGAAGATGCCCACGTGGTTCGCCCCTGGTAAAATCATAGGCTACTACCAAACTTTGATTATCTAACAAAACGCCCTGTAACCTACCGTACGGACAGATTATCGTACACACCACTTCGCGTACATAGGTAAATACCCCATAGAATATAAATGTAAACAGCCAGATGGATACAAAGCCAGAAATATGGACTGAGACGGGTTCAGTTATAATTTTAAAGAGCACATCCGAGCTGATCATGTATGCCAAAAAAGTATTTGCAATGGCAAAAGAAATCACCAGAAAAATAAAGTGTTTACTTCCTTTTTTGAATATTTTCTCTGCATTCCAATCAGCCTGATCCAACTTTTTCTGTTTATTGGCATCGCCTTCAATCCAGTATTCGATCCTGCGAAAAACCATTTCCATAAAAATTGTCTGTGGGCAGGCCCATCCGCACCAGAGCCTGCCCAAAACTACCGTAAAGCACACGATGAACATGATAAAAATGAGCATCGCAAGGGCAAATAGGTAAAAATCCTGTGGGGTAAAGATCAATCCGAAGAATACAAATTTTCTTTCTATAAAATTGAGTAGTACCAGTTGCTCACCGTTAAGCTTTACAAATGGACAGGCAAACAAAAATAAAAGCAGCACATAACTTACCCATTTCCGGTAGGTATATAACCTGCCTGATGGCTGTTTAGGATAGATAAAATTTCTGCCCCTGCCTTTATTTTCTTTTTTATTTTTTGATAACATTGGCTTGGTTTACACTGTCTGTTACTACTTTCATCTCATTGTCTTTTAAATCTTTTGCTTCGTATTTCTCACCCTGTGGAGCTTTGGCTCCTGCAGGATTACTTCCTTTTAGCGATAAAATAAAATTGGTAACTGCACTGATCTGTTTTGGGTTTAAGTTTTTCTCCCAACTGATCATTCCTTTTTCAGGAATACCATATTTAATGGTTTTGAACACATTATTAATGCTTCCACCATGTAGCCAGTATTCGTCGGTTAAATTTGGCCCGATGATGCCCTGGCCTTTATCGCCATGACAAACCACACAGTTTGTAGTAAAAACAGTTTTGCCTTCAGTCAGTACCGTTGGTGTATTATCAAATTTAACAGAGTTTTCATCAATGGTATTGGCCGATTTTTCGAGGTAGGCTGTTTTTTCTATCTTCGCTTTGGCCATTTCATTTTCGTATTCTTTATCCTGCAGGTCTCCATAACCACCAATGTGGTAATAAAAAAGATATGCCGCAGCAAAAATCATTGTACCGTAGAAAAGGAAGTTAAACCAGGCCGGCACTGGGTTATTAAGCTCTTTAATGCCATCGTAAGCATGATTGATTACCAGATCCTTTTCTTCTTCAATTGGCCTTAAGCTTAAAAGTTTTGTCCAGATTGAAGGTTTAACTGGCTGTTGCTTTAACCAGCTATCGTAATCCAAAACCAACTCTTTTACTGGCTTGGTGTATGGCGTAGGATTTAACTGTTCCTGGTACATTACCTTGAATGCATTTAACAGGGTTACTGAAACAACTAGCAGCACAACTGCAAAAACCAAGAGGATTATAATCAGTATCTCCGACTGGTTTAGCCCTAAGCCTGCCTGAGCAGGTGTTATGGTTTCTGCGGCCTTCTCATCTGCAGCAAAGGCTGTAATTGAGATGAACAGGAATAATAACAATAGTTTAATCTTCTTCATATGCAATAGGTTGATGGTCTTGAATGGGAAGCTGGCTCATTACTTCAATATGTTTTTTATTTAGTTTGAGCAGGTAAATACCCACGATTACAAAAAACACCATGAACATGAGCAGTGAGGTGATGAGGTATAATTCGCCACCGGCTAAATCTTTAATCTGGTTGAACATATTTTATTGATTTGAAGGAATGGTTTCTTTATTTGCTTTGATATCGGTACCTAAACGTTGCAGGTAGGCAATAATGGCTACTATTTCCCTGTCGCTTTTAACCTTAATATTATTCTGTTTAAGGTCGAGTGCAATCTTTTCGGCCTGAACTTTTAAATCATCGTTAGCACGTTTATCATAACCATCGGGATAAGGAACGCCCAATGTTTGCATGGCCCTGATCTTGCTTGCTGTGGTTGTAATGTCCAGTTTCTGTTCGATGAGCCAGGCATAAGGCGGCATAATGCTTCCTGGCGACATTGAAGTAGGATCGACCAGGTGATTGTAATGCCAGGCATCTGAATATTTCCCGCCTATGCGGTGAAGATCAGGCCCTGTTCGTTTACTCCCCCATAAAAACGGGTGATCGTAAACAAACTCTCCGGCTTTACTATATTCTCCATATCGCTCAGTTTCTGAACGGAAAGGCCGCACCGTTTGCGAGTGGCAGTTTACGCAACCTTCTCTGATGTATAAATCCCTGCCCTGAAGCTCTAGTGCTGAGTATGGTTTTACACTGGCAATTGTAGGCACGTTAGATTGAATGGTAAAAGTGGGCATCATTTCTACCATACCCCCGATTAGGATGATGATGAGTGATAATACCATAAATTTCATTGGCTTACGTTCCAGAACCCTGTGCCAGGCTTTATCCGCTGAAGAGGTTTCGATAATAACTTTGCTTAATGGCATGGCTTCTGCCGGTTCATTGGCAAGTAATTTAGCCCCCAACATGGTTTTGGCCAGGTTATAAGTCATGGTTATTACCCCTATTAAATACAGCGCACCACCAATTGAACGCAAAACATGCATCGGAATAATCTGTAGTGTGGTGGCTAAGAAATTCGGGTACTTTAATAAACCTTCGGGCGTAAACTCTTTCCACATCAGCCCCTGCGTAAAACCTGCCCAATACATTGGCACGGCATAAAAAAGGATACCCAAAGTACCTATCCAGAAATGGAAACCTGCAAGCTTTTTCGAGTATAGCTCTGTTTTGTAAATGCGTGGAATTAACCAGTACAGCACACCGAAGGTTAAAAAGCCATTCCAGCCTAAAGCACCAACGTGCACATGGGCAACAATCCAATCGGTAAAGTGGGCTACCCCATTAATCTGCTTTAAAGATAACAATGGACCTTCGAAAGTGGCCATACCATAAGCGGTAAGGGCAACCACCATAAATTTAAGGGTAACATCTTCCCTTACCTTATCCCAGGCACCGCGCAAGGTTAACAAACCGTTGATCATACCGCCCCAGCTTGGTGCAATTAGCATGATCGAAAAGGCAACACCTAATGATTGTGCCCAACCAGGCAATGAAGTGTATAATAAATGGTGAGGGCCGGCCCAGATGTAAATAAAAATGAGCGACCAAAAATGCAGGATACTTAATTTATAAGAGTAAACGGGTCTTCCGGCCATCTTAGGCAAGAAATAATACATCATGCCCAGATAAGGTGTAGTTAGAAAAAATGCCACTGCGTTATGCCCGTACCACCATTGTACCAGTGCATCCTGTACACCTGCATACACGTAATAACTTTTCATGAAAGAAATAGGAAGCTCGAAAGAGTTTACGATGTGCAATACCGCTATGGTAACGAAAGTGGCAATGTAAAACCAGATGGCTACATATAAATGACGTTCTCTTCTTTTGAAAATGGTACCAAACATGTTAATGCCAAAAACCACCCATATGATGGTGATGGCAATATCTATCGGCCATTCGAGCTCGGCATACTCATGTGAGGTGGTAAAGCCTAATGGAAGCGTAATCACTGCCGATAAAATAATCAGCTGCCAGCCCCAGAAGTGGATTTTGCTCAGTACATCGCTAAACATCCGTGCTTTTAACAAACGCTGAAGGGAATAATAAACACCCATAAAAATGGCATTGCCCACAAAGGCGAAAATTACGGCATTGGTATGCAGCGGCCTGATCCGGCCAAATGTGGTGTACTGACTGCCCATGTTCATTGCGGGTTTAAACAGTTGCATAGCTGCAAGCAAGCCAACTGTCATTCCTATAATTCCCCATACCAGGGTGGCAATACCAAAGTTCCGAACAATCTTGTTATCGTAAGTAAATTTTTCTAACTGCATAATAGAAGCTGAATTTTTGTATGTTTTGTGTTCCAAAGGTATTCTCCAGTGGACAGACAAAGGATGATGATGCTTAGCTAGAAAAGTGATCTTCTTCACTTTTTTCAGCAACAACTTCATCATCGAAGAGCATGCGGATACCTGGGGTATGTACATCATCGTTCTGACCGGTTTTATAAGCCCAGAAGAATGCACCCAAAAAAATGAGCGCCATTAGAACACTGCAGCCAACCAAAAAGTAAAGGATGTTCATATCAGTTTATTTTTACGGGCAAACCACCTGGTTGCCAAAGTAGTAAAGGAGATAATGGTAACCGTACTGATCGGCATCAGTACTGCGGCCACCAAAGGATAAAGTGTACCCTGCACGG from Flavobacterium sp. W4I14 includes these protein-coding regions:
- a CDS encoding cbb3-type cytochrome oxidase maturation protein (product_source=TIGR00847; cog=COG3197; pfam=PF03597; smart=SM00815; tigrfam=TIGR00847; transmembrane_helix_parts=Outside_1_3,TMhelix_4_26,Inside_27_59), with translation MNILYFLVGCSVLMALIFLGAFFWAYKTGQNDDVHTPGIRMLFDDEVVAEKSEEDHFSS